The following are encoded in a window of Brachyhypopomus gauderio isolate BG-103 chromosome 18, BGAUD_0.2, whole genome shotgun sequence genomic DNA:
- the LOC143482209 gene encoding NLR family CARD domain-containing protein 3-like translates to MEASTPVQTNITAQTGGNVCAPQIHGSHFHENCNVTMNVTYVQEKSTSNTSPVQTGISSEIPAVSEGILIEKSKLHKCKLTKKYNKINEGISQHGNSTPLNEIYTELYITEGGSGEVNNEHEVRQIETAFRRPATQETPIKCNDLFKDKTIRTVLTKGVAGIGKTVSVQKFILDWAEGRANQDVLFIFPLPFKELNLISVKKFSLMDLLHHFFPDTHHLKLIDCNAYKVIFIFDGLDEYRLPLDFHYNQSLSDITESTSVDVLLTNLIKGDLLPSALLWITSRPAATNQIPPECVDLVTEVQGFSGPQKEEYFRKRISDQILVNRIISHMKSSRSLYIMCHIPVFCWIAATVLETMLGEAESGEIPKTLTQMFIHFMIFQIKHKDRKYHGKTDTDFDQTRKSVLALGKLAFQELEKGNLIFYEEDLRECGIDVKEVTVYSGVCTQIFRVECVLHLGKVFSFVHLSLQEFLAALYVFLSFISNNTNVLEQQTTADLHDLKRSTMSDFLKNTMDKALQSENGHLDLFLRFLLGLSLESNQTLLRGLLTQTGSSSHSKEETVKYIKEKIRENPSPEKSINLFYCLNELNDHSLVQEVQTYLSSGSYPCLIRARLSPTQWSALVFVLLNSEDDLEEFVLRKYKRSEECLLRLLPVVMESRKADLSGCSIREEGCAALASALRSNPSLHLRELNLNWNKPGDSGVKQLSALLEDPYCTLEKLHLSYCSITDEGCAALASALRSNPSTHLRELNLYDNELGDSGVKQLSALLKDPHCTLEKLQMGA, encoded by the exons GAATTTTGATTGAAAAATCCAAACTCCACAAATGCAAACTGACGAAGAAATACAATAAAATTAATGAAGGAATCTCACAGCATGGAAACTCAACCCCTCTAaatgagatctacacagagctctacatcacagagggagggagtggagaggtcaataatgaacatgaggtgagacagattgagacagcatTCAGGAGACCGgcaacacaggagacacccatcaaatgtaatgacctctttaaagacaaaaccatcagaacagtgctgactaaaggagttgctggaattgggaaaacagtctctgtgcagaagtttattctggactgggctgaaggaagagccaatcaggatgtcctcttcatatttccacttccttttaaGGAGCTGAATTTGATAAGTGTGAAAAAGTTCAGTCTGATGGATCTGCTTCATCACTTTTTCCCAGACACACACCATTTAAAATTAATAGACTGTAATGCTTACAAAGTAATTttcatctttgatggtctggatgagtaTCGACTTCCTCTAGATTTTCACTACAACCAGAGCTTATCCGACATAACTGAGTCAacctcagtggatgtgctgctgacaaacctcatcaagggggatctgcttccctctgctctcctctggataacatctcgaccagcagcaacaaatcagatccctcctgagtGTGTTGACCTGGTAACAGAGGTACAAGGGTTTAGTGGccctcagaaagaggagtacttcagAAAAAGAATCAGTGATCAGATCCTGGTCAATAGGATCATCTCACATatgaagtcatcaagaagcctctacatcatgtgccacattccagtcttctgttggattgcagccactgttctagagacAATGTTGGGagaagcagagagtggagagatccccaagactctgactcagatgttcatTCACTTCATGATCTTTCAGATCAAACACAAGGACAGAAAGTACCATGGCAAAACTGACACTGATTTTGACCAGACTAGAAAGAGTGTTctggcactgggaaaactggctttccaaGAGCTGGAAAAgggcaacctgatcttctatgaggaagacctgagagagtgtGGCATTGATGTGAAAGAAGTGACAGTATACTCAGGAGTGTGTACCCAGATCTTcagagtggagtgtgtgctgcacctggggaaggtgttcagctttgtgCATCTGAGTCTTCAGGAAtttctggctgctttatatgtatttctctctttcatctccaacaacacaaatgtGCTGGAACAGCAAACCACTGCAGACCTACATGACCTTAAAAGATCAACAATGTCTGACTTCCTTAAGAACACAAtggacaaggccttacagagtgagaatggacacctggaccttttcctccgaTTCCTTCTGGGcctctcactggagtccaatcagactctcttacgaggcctactgacacagacaggaagcagctctcacagcaaagaggaaacagtcaagtacatcaaggagaaaatcagggagaatccctctccagagaaatccatcaatctgttctactgtctgaatgaactgaatgatcattctctaGTGCAGGAAGTCCAAACATACCTGAGCAGTGGAAGTTACCCATGTCTCATTAGAGCCAGACTCTCTCCTActcagtggtcagctctggtATTTGTGTTGCTGAACTCAGAAGACGATCTGGAAGAGTTTGTCCTGAGGAAATATAAAAGATCAGAGGAATGTCTACTGAGACTGCTGCCAGTGGTCATGGAATCCAGAAAAGCTGA tctctctggctgcagtattagagaggaaggctgtgctgctctggcttcagctctgaggtcaaacccatcattacacctgagagagctgaatctgaactggaataaaccaggagactcaggagtgaagcagctctctgctctactggaggatccatactgtacactggagaaactaca tctgtcatactgcagtattacagatgaaggctgtgctgctctggcttcagctctgaggtcaaacccctcaacacacctgagagagctgaatctgtatGACAATGAactaggagactcaggagtgaagcagctctctgctctactgaaggatccacactgtacactggagaaactaca GATGGGAGCCTGA